From a single Labrenzia sp. PHM005 genomic region:
- a CDS encoding urease subunit gamma: protein MNLTPREKDKLLVSMAAMVARRRLERGVKLNHPEAIALITDFVVEGARDGRTVADLMAAGAKVLTRDQVMEGVAEMIHDVQVEATFPDGTKLVTVHEPIR, encoded by the coding sequence TTGAACCTGACCCCGAGAGAAAAAGACAAGCTGCTCGTCTCCATGGCGGCCATGGTGGCGCGTCGGCGGCTAGAACGCGGCGTCAAACTGAACCACCCGGAAGCGATTGCCCTGATTACAGATTTTGTCGTTGAGGGAGCGCGGGACGGACGCACCGTTGCCGATTTGATGGCGGCTGGTGCCAAAGTGCTGACCCGCGACCAGGTGATGGAAGGGGTCGCGGAAATGATCCACGATGTTCAGGTTGAAGCGACCTTTCCAGACGGCACCAAGCTGGTGACCGTGCACGAACCGATCCGCTGA
- a CDS encoding urease accessory protein UreD: MYDAGSASEIVTSMPAMQRVRGAARIGFSHVSGKTRLQDLYQSGSAKVRLPKTYGEPATAVLINTAGGLTGGDRLDYEVTIGAEAHAIVTTQAAERAYRSLGTCAEVSNRLAVDTGAILEWLPQETILFDNSGVSRKIAANLSGNARLLALESVVLGRAAMGERLNKVFFKDCWRIRRDGQLVFADDVRLSGNPEDFFKGSATGDGGQAMATLLDCCPDAEDRLAKARAFLEPLPHPAAQCAASAWNGHLVIRFLAADSRILRLSLMAFLEHYRSARLPRVWHC; encoded by the coding sequence ATGTATGATGCTGGATCAGCATCAGAAATCGTAACGAGTATGCCTGCTATGCAGCGTGTGCGCGGTGCTGCGCGTATTGGGTTTTCGCACGTTTCCGGCAAGACCCGCCTTCAGGATTTGTATCAAAGTGGATCTGCCAAAGTCCGCCTGCCCAAAACCTATGGTGAGCCGGCCACGGCCGTTCTGATCAACACAGCCGGTGGTCTGACCGGTGGAGACCGTCTGGACTATGAGGTCACGATTGGCGCAGAGGCTCACGCCATTGTGACGACGCAAGCGGCGGAACGGGCTTACCGGAGCCTTGGAACCTGCGCGGAAGTCTCAAATCGCCTCGCAGTTGACACCGGCGCAATATTAGAATGGCTGCCTCAGGAAACCATCCTGTTCGACAACTCCGGTGTCTCCCGGAAAATCGCTGCGAACCTCTCCGGAAACGCCCGGCTTCTGGCTCTGGAAAGCGTGGTTCTTGGCCGCGCCGCCATGGGCGAACGCCTCAACAAGGTGTTCTTCAAGGACTGCTGGCGGATCCGCCGGGATGGCCAGCTGGTATTTGCAGATGATGTCCGTCTTTCAGGCAATCCGGAAGACTTCTTTAAAGGATCTGCAACAGGAGATGGCGGTCAGGCGATGGCGACGCTGCTGGACTGTTGCCCGGATGCAGAAGACCGACTGGCAAAGGCCCGTGCCTTCCTGGAGCCCCTACCACACCCCGCAGCCCAATGTGCTGCAAGTGCTTGGAACGGGCATCTGGTTATCCGTTTTCTGGCCGCCGATAGCCGCATCTTGCGTCTGTCGTTGATGGCCTTTCTCGAACATTACCGCTCTGCCCGCCTTCCGCGCGTCTGGCATTGTTAA
- a CDS encoding D-alanyl-D-alanine carboxypeptidase family protein, translated as MYASFFGRLSIAPVFVAAIGLFILSQSAHAEIGAHILVDAKSGAVIDQKNATRKWYPASLTKLMTAYVTFKAIRAEKISLNSAVVQSQNSASEPPSKMGFKIGTKFTVDTALKIILIKSANDVAVALGEAVAGSEAGFIAMMNAEARRLGMTHTRFSNPHGLPDNSQVTTARDMAILAMALRRDFPESREFYNHPGIRFGKKTLRSANREFLLRVKGANGMKTGYICNSGYNVAASVTRRGRTLIGIIMGASSGLERTAFARQLFDAGFKKGRGGKKVTSLSGYSGNPPANGYCRRNKKLSSKQYMARYDMKNTQGGGLLFFGKQKTRNPAKVDTSSFTKSNGKPDWAKILDRTLGPRRIAYKPLPVGLGKPKGTPSVSASIPAENIPLPVANPIRKAKMEMRTKLQTAQTEPAAEVTGASAGTIPQIEAAGQRPGSAVNTSKAAHGSIFRKGMDFTVPVPAPSPSK; from the coding sequence GTGTACGCAAGCTTTTTCGGCCGTCTTTCAATCGCGCCCGTTTTTGTGGCAGCAATCGGTCTGTTCATTTTATCTCAGTCAGCACACGCTGAGATCGGCGCGCATATCCTTGTCGATGCCAAATCCGGCGCGGTGATTGATCAGAAAAATGCCACGCGGAAGTGGTACCCGGCCTCTCTGACCAAATTGATGACGGCCTATGTCACCTTTAAGGCGATCCGCGCGGAGAAAATCTCTCTAAATTCCGCCGTTGTTCAGTCACAAAACTCCGCATCTGAGCCGCCCAGCAAAATGGGATTCAAGATCGGCACGAAGTTTACCGTCGACACGGCTCTCAAAATCATTTTGATCAAATCGGCCAATGATGTTGCCGTTGCTCTCGGTGAAGCTGTGGCTGGGTCCGAAGCTGGGTTCATTGCCATGATGAACGCAGAAGCGCGCCGCCTCGGCATGACCCATACACGGTTTTCCAACCCACACGGATTGCCGGACAACAGCCAAGTCACCACGGCGCGCGATATGGCGATCCTTGCGATGGCCCTGCGCCGGGATTTTCCGGAAAGCCGGGAGTTTTACAATCACCCGGGCATCCGTTTCGGCAAGAAGACACTGCGCTCTGCGAACCGCGAGTTCCTGCTCCGGGTTAAGGGCGCGAATGGCATGAAGACCGGATACATTTGTAATTCCGGATACAATGTTGCCGCGTCGGTGACACGGCGCGGCCGGACACTCATCGGGATTATTATGGGCGCGTCTTCCGGCCTCGAGAGAACGGCTTTTGCCCGCCAGCTGTTTGACGCCGGTTTCAAGAAGGGACGCGGTGGCAAGAAGGTGACCAGCCTCAGCGGTTATTCAGGAAATCCGCCCGCAAACGGCTATTGCCGCCGCAACAAAAAGCTGAGCTCCAAACAATACATGGCCCGCTATGACATGAAAAACACCCAAGGCGGCGGCCTGTTGTTCTTCGGCAAGCAAAAGACCAGAAATCCGGCCAAGGTCGATACCAGCAGCTTTACCAAATCGAATGGCAAACCGGATTGGGCAAAGATTCTCGACCGCACCCTTGGACCGCGCCGGATTGCCTATAAACCTTTGCCGGTCGGGTTGGGTAAACCAAAAGGGACGCCCTCTGTAAGTGCCTCCATTCCAGCTGAAAACATTCCTCTCCCGGTAGCCAATCCGATCCGCAAAGCGAAAATGGAAATGCGGACCAAACTGCAAACGGCGCAGACGGAGCCGGCGGCGGAGGTAACTGGCGCAAGTGCGGGAACCATTCCGCAAATCGAAGCGGCCGGCCAACGCCCTGGGTCCGCCGTTAACACCAGTAAGGCGGCACATGGATCAATTTTCCGCAAAGGGATGGACTTCACGGTGCCAGTCCCAGCGCCAAGCCCTTCGAAATAA